In Oryza sativa Japonica Group chromosome 3, ASM3414082v1, one DNA window encodes the following:
- the LOC4332549 gene encoding pentatricopeptide repeat-containing protein At1g62350 encodes MLRRLLPSRHHCVLLQTLPPAATAAREILRRRQCSSVVSSSPSLSIWRRKKEMGKEGLMVVGQLKRLAALPPAGGSPRLEQFMRSHVSRLLRNDLLAVLAELLRQDHVLLSMKIYSVVRKEIWYRPDMYFYRDMLYMLARNKKIEETRQVWADLKSEDVLFDQHTYGDIVRAFCDAGLIDLAMEFYEDMRSSPDPPLSLPFRVILKGLVPYPDLREKIKQDFLELFPDMIVYDPPDSLSDVDDEFKF; translated from the exons ATGCTCCGTCGTCTGCTTCCGAGCCGCCACCACTGCGTCCTCCTGCAAACCCtaccgccggcggccaccgccgcaaGGGAAATACTGCGACGGCGGCAGTGCTCTTCGGTGGTGTCCTCGAGCCCGAGCCTCTCGATATGGAGGCGGAAGAAGGAGATGGGGAAGGAAGGCCTGATGGTGGTCGGGCAGCTGAAGCGGCTTGCGGcgctgcccccggccggtgGAAGCCCACGGTTGGAGCAGTTCATGCGCTCGCATGTTTCACGGCTCCTCCGCAACGACCTCCTCGCTGTACTCGCCGAGCTGCTCCGCCAGGACCACGTCCTCCTCTCCATGAAG ATATATAGCGTCGTGCGGAAAGAAATATGGTACCGCCCTGATATGTACTTCTACCGGGACATGCTGTATATGCTAGCTAGGAACAAGAAGATTGAGGAGACAAGGCAGGTCTGGGCAGATCTTAAGTCTGAAGACGTGTTATTTGATCAGCACACCTATGGTGACATCGTTAGAGCCTTCTGTGATGCCGGCTTGATTGATCTGGCAATGGAATTTTACGAAGACATGAGAAGCTCTCCAGATCCACCCCTCTCATTGCCGTTCCGGGTTATACTTAAAGGCCTGGTTCCATATCCTGACCTAAGGGAGAAGATAAAGCAAGATTTTCTAGAACTCTTCCCTGATATGATTGTATATGACCCTCCAGATAGCCTGTCAGATGTGGACgatgaattcaaattttga